The Nitrospira sp. genome contains a region encoding:
- a CDS encoding NADH-quinone oxidoreductase subunit N, with protein sequence MTFSLNMSFSDLLLLLPEILLTCWLCVIIIVDFASPRLPKDRLAYLSVAGLMGTLVCLLWFDFNQVAGTLFGNMFVLDRMAIFFKVFILGSTILVILSSIEYVNRFTLFRGEYYVLVVMSALGMMFMASSNDLLSVFVSLEFSTLGFYILVSYLRDDLASNEAGLKFFILGVFAAGLFAYGISLVYGETGKLVFSEMASAQATPGLIIGFLLIFAALGFKIGAVPFHAWIPDTYHGAPTPVTAFLSIAPKGAALAILLRIFLVALGTFKPTWVYLLVAVSIISMTYGNIVAIAQRNIKRLLAYSGIAQIGNVLIGLAAGTKMGSDAILFYLLAYLFANIGAFAVVIAVSQAIGRDEIEDYRGLSRRSPFLAFAMLLFLLSLAGVPPLAGFIGKLYIFVAAIKEGLYTLIVVGLINIVISMYYYLIVVKQMYINEPIDPSPIGISGPMKAVIYVGLAGTLVIGIYPQPFTDWVVAATLMFANFVGPSATVIPPSLPLGS encoded by the coding sequence ATGACCTTTTCATTGAATATGTCGTTCTCCGATCTGCTGCTCCTCTTACCGGAGATCCTCCTCACCTGCTGGCTCTGTGTGATCATTATCGTCGACTTCGCCTCGCCGCGCCTTCCCAAAGATCGACTCGCGTACCTCAGCGTTGCCGGCCTGATGGGGACACTCGTCTGTTTGCTGTGGTTTGATTTCAATCAAGTTGCCGGCACGCTTTTCGGCAACATGTTCGTCCTCGATCGGATGGCCATCTTCTTCAAGGTGTTCATCCTCGGATCTACGATACTGGTCATTCTCTCGTCGATCGAGTACGTCAACCGCTTTACCCTTTTTCGGGGAGAATATTACGTTCTGGTCGTCATGTCGGCGCTCGGCATGATGTTCATGGCCTCGTCCAACGATCTGCTGTCCGTCTTCGTCAGCTTAGAATTCTCGACACTCGGGTTCTATATTTTGGTGTCTTACCTTCGGGATGATTTGGCCTCGAACGAGGCGGGCCTCAAATTTTTCATCCTGGGGGTCTTTGCGGCCGGCCTCTTCGCCTATGGAATCAGCCTCGTCTACGGTGAAACCGGCAAGCTGGTCTTCTCGGAAATGGCGTCAGCGCAAGCGACGCCGGGGTTGATCATCGGGTTTCTGCTCATCTTTGCCGCCTTGGGATTTAAGATCGGTGCCGTTCCCTTCCACGCGTGGATTCCGGATACGTACCATGGCGCCCCGACTCCTGTGACGGCGTTCTTATCGATTGCTCCGAAAGGCGCCGCCTTGGCGATTTTGCTCCGTATTTTTCTCGTGGCATTGGGAACCTTTAAGCCCACCTGGGTTTACCTATTGGTTGCGGTGTCAATCATATCCATGACCTACGGCAATATCGTGGCCATCGCGCAGCGGAATATCAAACGGCTGTTGGCCTATTCCGGCATCGCGCAAATAGGAAATGTCCTGATCGGTCTTGCGGCAGGGACGAAGATGGGAAGCGATGCCATTCTCTTTTATCTCTTGGCCTATCTCTTCGCCAATATCGGTGCCTTTGCCGTCGTGATTGCGGTCAGCCAGGCCATCGGCCGGGATGAAATCGAAGACTATCGTGGCTTGAGTCGGCGCTCGCCGTTTCTGGCGTTCGCGATGCTCCTATTTCTCTTGTCGTTGGCCGGAGTGCCTCCGCTTGCGGGGTTTATCGGCAAACTCTACATTTTTGTGGCCGCCATCAAAGAGGGACTCTATACGTTGATCGTGGTCGGGCTGATTAACATCGTGATCTCGATGTACTATTACCTCATCGTGGTGAAACAGATGTACATCAATGAGCCGATTGATCCCTCTCCTATTGGAATTTCGGGACCGATGAAAGCCGTCATCTATGTCGGGTTGGCCGGAACCTTAGTAATCGGCATTTACCCCCAACCCTTTACAGACTGGGTCGTCGCCGCGACGCTCATGTTTGCTAATTTTGTCGGACCTTCAGCGACGGTCATACCACCGAGTCTCCCATTAGGGAGCTAG
- a CDS encoding NADH-quinone oxidoreductase subunit M — translation MGEHALLYILFAPFAGALALIFVSNRQPLLVRSIASSAAFVSLMASLYIFYTYDPVKGGFQFIQKFEWSRQLGISLYLGVDGIGTPLVLASSILLFAGIFVSWHIKDRTKEFYIWLLILAAATIGVFMSLDLFFLYFFYEMSVIPMYLLLGMWGSHTKNYLEMTDPEGLKRRDSVGFILNFGSNSKEYAAMKLVLFLSAFAVVALMGILLIYKYAGLNTFDILVLREQAKLMNIPVLGTTLDKIIWVLIFFGFASIAPLWPLHSWSPVGHAAAPAATSMLHAGVLMKLGHFSIIRVAFEILPDTTRELMPIAAVLCMFSIIYGGFVAFYAKDTKYVIGYSSSSHMGYVFLGMAALNYISLSGAVIYMFAHAMATGMLFAMAGWVYDQTHSRDIPSLGGLANKMPFISACFIVACMASIGMPGTVNFIAEIMIVVGSWNKYPLQVIVAMLGIVLTLAYLFKMMRGLFYGPMNQKYSHAHDAISTVDRLPLLIMITISIGFGIFPMHLYDVVRSGVDPLVARITRVVPVAETGEGRGTESEVLVQGTASEAPVVANKRIPLPSEASRGDRE, via the coding sequence ATGGGAGAACACGCGCTACTCTATATCCTCTTCGCTCCGTTCGCCGGAGCCCTGGCGCTGATCTTTGTGTCCAATCGTCAGCCCCTGCTGGTGCGAAGCATCGCGTCGAGCGCCGCCTTTGTGTCGCTGATGGCCTCGCTGTATATCTTTTACACCTATGATCCGGTGAAAGGTGGATTCCAGTTCATTCAAAAGTTTGAATGGTCGAGACAACTCGGCATTTCATTGTATCTGGGCGTGGATGGGATCGGTACGCCGCTCGTGCTGGCTTCATCGATTTTGCTGTTTGCCGGCATCTTCGTGTCATGGCACATCAAGGATCGCACGAAGGAGTTCTACATCTGGTTGCTGATCTTGGCGGCCGCCACGATCGGGGTCTTCATGTCTCTCGACCTCTTCTTCCTCTATTTCTTCTATGAGATGTCCGTGATCCCGATGTACTTGCTGCTGGGTATGTGGGGTAGCCACACGAAGAACTATTTGGAGATGACGGACCCTGAGGGGCTGAAGCGAAGAGACTCCGTCGGCTTTATCCTCAACTTTGGGTCGAACAGCAAAGAGTATGCGGCGATGAAGCTCGTCCTGTTCCTGTCGGCCTTCGCGGTCGTCGCATTGATGGGCATTCTGCTGATCTATAAATATGCGGGACTAAACACCTTCGATATTCTGGTGCTCCGGGAGCAGGCCAAGCTGATGAATATCCCCGTGCTTGGCACGACCTTGGACAAGATTATCTGGGTGTTGATCTTCTTCGGCTTTGCGTCGATCGCCCCGCTGTGGCCGTTGCACTCCTGGTCTCCGGTCGGCCATGCGGCGGCGCCGGCTGCCACGAGCATGCTTCACGCCGGGGTCCTCATGAAGCTGGGCCATTTCTCTATCATACGGGTCGCCTTTGAAATTCTCCCTGACACGACCCGGGAACTGATGCCGATCGCCGCTGTTCTGTGCATGTTCAGCATCATCTATGGCGGGTTCGTTGCGTTCTACGCCAAAGACACCAAGTACGTCATCGGCTATTCAAGCTCCAGCCACATGGGTTATGTGTTCCTCGGAATGGCGGCCTTGAATTACATCAGTTTGAGCGGCGCGGTCATCTACATGTTCGCTCATGCCATGGCAACCGGCATGCTTTTCGCGATGGCGGGTTGGGTCTATGACCAGACCCACTCACGCGACATCCCTTCGCTGGGTGGCCTGGCGAACAAAATGCCGTTCATCTCGGCCTGTTTTATCGTGGCCTGTATGGCCTCGATCGGGATGCCCGGCACCGTGAATTTTATCGCGGAAATCATGATCGTCGTCGGGAGTTGGAACAAGTACCCCCTACAAGTCATCGTCGCCATGTTAGGCATCGTGCTGACTCTCGCCTACCTCTTCAAAATGATGCGCGGCCTTTTCTATGGCCCGATGAACCAAAAGTATAGCCATGCGCATGATGCGATTTCGACGGTCGACCGTCTGCCTCTGTTGATCATGATCACGATCAGCATCGGGTTCGGTATTTTCCCGATGCATTTGTACGATGTTGTTCGCTCAGGGGTAGATCCGCTAGTCGCGAGGATTACGCGAGTCGTCCCGGTCGCAGAAACGGGCGAAGGGAGGGGGACAGAGAGTGAGGTGCTTGTTCAAGGAACGGCTTCTGAGGCGCCGGTCGTTGCCAACAAACGTATACCGCTTCCGTCCGAAGCCTCACGAGGAGACCGGGAATGA